The Bosea beijingensis genome contains the following window.
GGCGCCATCGTCACCGTCGGTTCGATCAACGCCTATTGCGGCCTCTCGAACCTCACAGTCTATTCGATGTCGAAGGGCGCGCTGATGACGATGACGCGCAATCTCGCCAATACGCTCGGCGCCGAGCGCATCCGTGCCAACCAGCTCAATGTCGGCTGGACCTGGACCGCCAACGAGGACGCGACGCAGCAGCGCGAAGGCCGTGAAGCCGGCTGGCAGAACCATCTCCCACTGCGCGACGCCCCGACCGGCCGGATCATGCAGCCGGAGGAGATCGCCGCCCACACCGCCTTCTGGCTCTCGGAGGACAGCGCGCCGGTCTCCGGCCAGATCTACGAGGCCGAGCAGTTCCCGGTGATCGGCCGCGGATGAGCTGGATTTCCCGGGAGGTTTTCGAGCCCTGGCTTACCCGCTGGGGTCTTGTGTCCGACGGCGAGCCGATCCGAACCCACGCCAGCCATCTGCTGCCTGTGTCGCAAAGCGGCGCGCCAGCAATGCTCAAGCTGCCGGAAGTCGAGGACGAGCGGCGCGGCTACCTGCCGCTGGAATACTGGAACGGCGATGGTGCCGCCCGCCTGCTCGCCCGCAGCGACGGCGGCGAGGCCATGCTGATCGAACGCGCCACCGGCGGGCGCTCGCTCGCTTCCATGGCCCGCAGCGGCGCCGAGGGCGACGACGAAGCCACCTCCATCCTCTGCGACGCCATCGCGGCCCTGCAGAAGCCACGCGGCCCGGTTCCCACCGGGCTGATCCCGCTCGACATCTGGTTCAAGGACCTGTTTCCGGCGGCGGCCCGGCATGGCGGCCTTGTCGCCCGTGCCGCGGTGGAGGCAAACGCACTGTTGCCCGCACAGCAGGAAATTCTGCCGCTTCATGCCGACCTGCACCACGACAACGTCCTCGATTTCGAGGATCGTGGCTGGCTCGCCATCGATCCGAAATCGGTGATCGGCGACCGCGCCTTCGAATACACGATCCTGTTCTGCGACCCCGATCTCGCCGATCCGCGACCGCAGGTCGCCGTCGCGCCCGGCGCCTTCGAGCGCCGGCTGGAGATCGTGCTGGCGAAATCGGGGCTGGAACGGCAACGATTGCTGCGCTGGATCATCGCCTGGTGTGGCTTGTCGGCAGCCTGGTTCATGGGCGATGATGACCCGCTGGCGGAGATCAATCTGACGATCCTGGCGAAGGCGGCCGCAGCGCTGGACGCCTAGTACGCCGTCATGCTCGCCCTTGTGGTGAGCATCCACGCCTTGAGCACGGGCTTCGACCAGCGAAGACGTGGATGGCCGGGACGAGCCCGACCATGACGAAAGCGGCCTGAATCAGAATCTCAATGGCCGCCCGCAAGCTACTCGGCTGACTCGCCTATTCCCCCAGCACGACCACCTTCGCGCCCTCGGCGACCTGCGCGCCCGGCTCTCCCGCGACCTCGCTGACCGTGCCGTCGCGCGGAGCGGTCAGCACATGCTCCATCTTCATCGCCTCGACGATGGCGAGGCGCTGGCCCTTGGTGACGGCCTCGCCCGGCGCGACGAAGAGCGCCACGAGCTTGCCATGCATCGGCGCCTTGACCACACCGCCCGAGCCTGCGGCCGCATCCAGATCGACGCCGAACGGATCGAACAGCGAGACCGCCGTCTGCCGGCCGCGATGCAGCGCGAACCATGTCCCGCCCTCGCCCTCGGCAAGAGCGATCTCATGCTCGCCCTCGCCGATCTCGTGACCGGGCAGGCTGACGCGCGCGTCCTCGCCATGCCATTCGATCCGGGCGTCGATGCGCTCTCCATC
Protein-coding sequences here:
- a CDS encoding aminoglycoside phosphotransferase family protein: MSWISREVFEPWLTRWGLVSDGEPIRTHASHLLPVSQSGAPAMLKLPEVEDERRGYLPLEYWNGDGAARLLARSDGGEAMLIERATGGRSLASMARSGAEGDDEATSILCDAIAALQKPRGPVPTGLIPLDIWFKDLFPAAARHGGLVARAAVEANALLPAQQEILPLHADLHHDNVLDFEDRGWLAIDPKSVIGDRAFEYTILFCDPDLADPRPQVAVAPGAFERRLEIVLAKSGLERQRLLRWIIAWCGLSAAWFMGDDDPLAEINLTILAKAAAALDA